A genomic region of Xanthomonas campestris pv. phormiicola contains the following coding sequences:
- a CDS encoding glycosyltransferase family 2 protein: MPRIAVLVPCHNEAATIGQVIAAFAAQLPTASIHVFDNNSSDATIARARAAGAQVREVALQGKGNVVRRLFADVDADVYVLVDGDATYDAAMAPALVERLLRDGLDMVVGARRSDEAAAYRAGHRAGNVLLTRCVGFLFGRSFDDMLSGYRVFSRRYVKSFPAHAAGFETETELAVHALQLRMPVAEVATAYGARPQGSQSKLRTWHDGTRILLTILRLFKAERPLLFFSLGCGACVLLALGLAVPLVLTYAHTGLVPRFPTAILCSALVLLGFLLLACGLILDTVTRGRVEAKRLAYLAIPALPLRAPPARAASSGDGA; this comes from the coding sequence ATGCCGCGGATCGCGGTGCTGGTTCCCTGCCACAACGAAGCGGCCACGATCGGCCAGGTGATCGCCGCGTTCGCCGCGCAGTTGCCGACGGCGAGCATCCACGTGTTCGACAACAACTCCAGCGACGCCACCATCGCGCGCGCGCGCGCGGCCGGCGCGCAGGTGCGCGAGGTGGCGCTGCAGGGCAAGGGCAACGTGGTGCGGCGCCTGTTCGCCGATGTCGATGCCGACGTGTACGTGCTGGTCGATGGCGATGCGACCTACGACGCGGCGATGGCGCCGGCGCTGGTCGAGCGCCTGCTGCGCGATGGCCTGGACATGGTGGTCGGCGCGCGGCGCAGCGACGAGGCCGCCGCCTACCGCGCCGGGCATCGGGCCGGCAACGTGCTGCTGACCCGCTGCGTGGGCTTCCTGTTCGGGCGCAGTTTCGACGACATGCTGTCCGGCTACCGGGTGTTCTCGCGCCGCTACGTGAAGTCGTTTCCCGCGCATGCCGCCGGCTTCGAGACCGAGACCGAACTGGCGGTGCACGCGCTGCAGCTGCGCATGCCGGTGGCGGAAGTGGCCACCGCCTACGGCGCGCGCCCGCAAGGCTCGCAGAGCAAGCTGCGCACCTGGCACGACGGCACCCGGATCCTGTTGACCATCCTGCGCCTGTTCAAGGCCGAACGGCCGTTGCTGTTCTTCTCGCTGGGCTGCGGCGCCTGCGTGCTGCTGGCGCTGGGCCTGGCGGTGCCGCTGGTGCTGACCTATGCGCACACCGGCCTGGTGCCGCGCTTCCCGACCGCGATCCTGTGCTCGGCGCTGGTGCTGCTCGGCTTCCTGCTGCTGGCCTGCGGGCTGATCCTGGACACGGTCACGCGCGGCCGGGTCGAGGCCAAGCGCCTGGCCTATCTGGCGATCCCGGCGCTGCCGTTGCGCGCGCCGCCGGCGCGTGCCGCCTCCTCGGGCGACGGCGCATGA
- a CDS encoding Maf family nucleotide pyrophosphatase: MPRLILASTSVYRRALLQRLRLPFDSARPQVEETPLPGEAPLALAQRLARAKAAAVAAGAADAWVIGSDQVAELDGQPLGKPGHAAAAQAQLAAMSGRSVRFHTAVCLLRGERALQLCDLTEVRFRTLQAEEIARYVAAEQPLDCAGSFKCEGLGISLFSAIHSQDPTALVGLPLIGLAGLLREAGYVVP; this comes from the coding sequence ATGCCGCGCCTGATCCTGGCCTCCACCTCCGTCTACCGCCGCGCGCTGCTGCAGCGCCTGCGCCTGCCGTTCGACAGCGCCCGCCCGCAGGTCGAGGAGACGCCGCTGCCCGGGGAAGCGCCGCTGGCGCTGGCGCAGCGCCTGGCGCGGGCCAAGGCGGCGGCAGTGGCTGCCGGCGCCGCCGATGCCTGGGTGATCGGCTCCGACCAGGTCGCCGAACTGGACGGCCAGCCGCTGGGCAAGCCCGGCCATGCCGCCGCCGCGCAGGCGCAGTTGGCGGCGATGTCCGGGCGCAGCGTGCGCTTCCATACCGCCGTGTGCCTGCTGCGCGGCGAACGCGCGCTGCAGCTGTGCGACCTGACCGAGGTGCGCTTCCGCACGCTGCAGGCCGAGGAGATCGCCCGCTACGTCGCCGCCGAACAGCCGCTGGACTGCGCCGGCAGCTTCAAGTGCGAAGGCCTGGGCATCAGCCTGTTCAGCGCGATCCACAGCCAGGACCCGACCGCGCTGGTCGGGCTGCCGCTGATCGGCCTGGCCGGGCTGCTGCGCGAGGCCGGCTACGTGGTGCCGTAG
- a CDS encoding YceD family protein, giving the protein MSANVPELLDAWRMVAARRVFEDRLPLSAMTRLQGSLADTEGECRYTLEFGRDAVLQVSYVELTLETELPLICQRSLQRFLLPVSSVQRLGLIRSEAEEAALPPDYEALLVPDDGMLRPADLVEDELVLAVPLVPVAPGSEAVEQDWPATEEEVSKANPFAALAALKKQ; this is encoded by the coding sequence ATGTCCGCGAACGTGCCCGAACTGTTGGATGCCTGGCGGATGGTCGCAGCGCGCAGGGTCTTCGAAGACCGCCTGCCGCTCTCGGCGATGACCCGTCTGCAAGGCAGCCTGGCCGATACCGAAGGCGAATGCCGCTACACGCTGGAATTCGGCCGCGACGCTGTACTGCAAGTGTCCTACGTCGAACTGACGCTCGAAACCGAGCTGCCGCTGATCTGTCAGCGCAGCCTGCAGCGCTTCCTGCTGCCGGTGTCCAGCGTACAGCGGCTGGGGCTGATCCGCAGCGAGGCCGAAGAGGCCGCGCTGCCGCCGGATTACGAGGCCTTGCTGGTGCCGGACGACGGCATGCTGCGGCCCGCCGATCTGGTCGAGGACGAGTTGGTGCTGGCGGTTCCGCTGGTGCCGGTGGCGCCCGGAAGCGAGGCGGTCGAACAGGACTGGCCGGCGACCGAGGAAGAGGTGAGCAAGGCCAACCCGTTCGCGGCGTTGGCGGCGCTGAAGAAACAGTAG
- a CDS encoding ketoacyl-ACP synthase III, producing the protein MSKRIYSRIAGTGSYLPEKVLTNDDLSHMVDTSDEWIRSRTGIRERHIAAPGQTTGDLGYEAALKAIEASGIEVAALDMIVVGTTTPDLIFPSTACLIQARLGAVGCAALDVNAACSGFVYALSVADKFIRCGDARTVLVIGTETLSRIVDWTERTTCVLFGDGAGAVVLRADEDTGILSTHLHADGSKKELLWNPVGISTGLGDGTGDASAGGIQMKGSEVFKYAVKALDAVVDETLDANGLNKGDLDWLIPHQANLRIIEATAKRLELSMDQVVVTVDMHGNTSSASVPMALDVAVRSGRVQRGQLLLLEAFGGGFTWGSALLRY; encoded by the coding sequence ATGAGCAAGCGGATCTATTCCAGGATCGCGGGCACCGGTAGCTATTTGCCTGAAAAAGTGTTGACCAACGACGATCTGTCGCACATGGTCGATACCAGCGACGAATGGATCCGCAGCCGTACCGGCATCCGCGAGCGGCACATCGCCGCGCCGGGCCAGACCACCGGCGACCTCGGCTACGAAGCCGCGTTGAAGGCGATCGAGGCGTCCGGTATCGAGGTCGCCGCGCTCGACATGATCGTCGTCGGCACCACCACCCCGGATCTGATCTTCCCGTCCACCGCCTGCCTGATCCAGGCGCGGCTGGGTGCGGTCGGTTGCGCCGCGCTGGACGTCAACGCCGCCTGCTCGGGCTTCGTCTACGCGCTCAGCGTGGCCGACAAGTTCATCCGCTGCGGCGACGCCAGGACCGTGCTGGTGATCGGCACCGAGACCCTCAGCCGCATCGTCGACTGGACCGAGCGCACCACCTGCGTGCTGTTCGGCGACGGTGCCGGCGCGGTGGTCCTGCGCGCCGACGAAGACACCGGCATCCTCAGCACCCATCTGCACGCCGACGGCAGCAAGAAGGAACTGCTGTGGAATCCGGTCGGCATCTCCACCGGACTCGGCGACGGCACCGGCGACGCCTCCGCCGGCGGCATCCAGATGAAGGGCAGCGAGGTGTTCAAGTACGCGGTCAAGGCGCTGGACGCGGTGGTCGACGAGACCCTCGACGCCAACGGCCTGAACAAGGGCGACCTGGACTGGCTGATCCCGCACCAGGCCAACCTGCGCATCATCGAAGCCACCGCCAAGCGCCTGGAACTGTCGATGGACCAGGTGGTGGTGACGGTGGACATGCACGGCAACACCTCGTCCGCCTCGGTGCCGATGGCGCTGGATGTGGCGGTGCGTTCCGGCCGCGTGCAGCGCGGCCAGCTGCTGCTGCTGGAAGCCTTCGGTGGCGGCTTCACCTGGGGCTCGGCGCTGCTGCGCTACTGA
- the rpmF gene encoding 50S ribosomal protein L32 yields the protein MAVQKSRVTPSRRGQRRSHDALSAKQLSTDPTSGEIHLRHHITADGYYRGKKVIATKTSQVEED from the coding sequence ATGGCTGTGCAGAAATCCCGTGTCACCCCGTCCCGCCGCGGCCAGCGCCGTTCGCACGACGCCCTCAGCGCCAAGCAGCTGTCGACCGACCCGACCAGCGGCGAGATCCACCTGCGCCACCACATCACCGCCGACGGCTACTACCGCGGTAAGAAGGTGATCGCCACCAAGACCTCGCAGGTCGAAGAAGATTGA
- a CDS encoding glycosyltransferase 87 family protein, which produces MSAAFGTPAAPRPSRRQRLRRALDRRFAFHDRGNVIAAGIAVALLGGVLSLLLGQDANWDLRNYHLYNGYAALHGRLGTDLAPAQLQSYFNPLLDVLHYALMTGLPAPLAGFAMGALHALAFLLLAGIVWQVLDPRLHRARLAPWLALAGMCSAAFLSEFAGTMADNSSALPVLGGLLAALHAQRRQQAAGQGVAVGWWALAGALLGLALACKLTNAVFALALGVAALVAGGRARQRVGGAAVLTVVTVLGFAVLAGPWLLGVWKAFGNPLFPQFNSHFLAPLAQPVALSDTRWLPQGWLQRLSWPLQFSFAPNRVSEVALRQIVWPLLYLVGLAALLRFALRRPPRPAAASDVVAPAWRALLVFFVVAYLAWQSVFSIQRYLVVPELLAPLLLWVGLRRMLPARIAAAAARWTLIACALVAVHGWGDWGHERWARAAFRVQAPPLPQPARSLVLLVGDVPQSWRIPFLPAQAAYASVASNFPESAAYAQRVRAMLAERGQGYALLPATVDRNVARLQRLNALAARLGLDRGPDCRLMRRLAHRPVRAAVTERDGRCRWTILPGRAIDIAAGDRQALALADQQLARYGLALRPETCAVYASWVGQASYPYQWCRVGTR; this is translated from the coding sequence ATGAGCGCGGCCTTCGGCACGCCGGCAGCGCCGCGCCCGAGTCGCCGCCAGCGCCTGCGGCGCGCGCTGGATCGCCGCTTCGCCTTCCACGACCGCGGCAACGTGATCGCCGCCGGCATCGCGGTCGCGCTGCTCGGCGGCGTGCTGTCGCTGCTGCTGGGCCAGGACGCCAACTGGGACCTGCGCAACTATCACCTGTACAACGGCTATGCCGCGCTGCACGGGCGCCTGGGCACGGACCTGGCGCCGGCGCAGCTGCAGAGCTACTTCAATCCGCTGCTGGACGTGCTGCACTACGCGCTGATGACCGGCCTGCCGGCGCCGCTGGCGGGGTTCGCGATGGGCGCGCTGCACGCGCTGGCGTTCCTGCTGCTGGCCGGCATCGTCTGGCAGGTGCTGGACCCGCGCCTGCACCGCGCGCGGCTGGCGCCGTGGCTGGCCCTGGCCGGCATGTGCAGCGCCGCGTTCCTGTCCGAATTCGCCGGCACCATGGCCGACAACAGCAGCGCGCTGCCGGTATTGGGCGGGCTGCTGGCCGCGCTGCACGCGCAGCGCCGGCAGCAGGCGGCCGGGCAGGGCGTGGCGGTCGGGTGGTGGGCGCTGGCCGGTGCGCTGCTGGGCCTGGCGCTGGCCTGCAAGCTGACCAATGCGGTGTTCGCGCTCGCGCTGGGCGTCGCCGCGCTGGTCGCCGGTGGCCGCGCGCGGCAGCGCGTGGGCGGCGCCGCGGTGCTGACCGTGGTCACCGTGCTCGGCTTCGCGGTCCTGGCCGGGCCGTGGTTGCTGGGTGTGTGGAAGGCCTTCGGCAACCCGCTGTTCCCGCAGTTCAACAGCCATTTCCTGGCGCCGCTGGCGCAGCCGGTGGCGCTCAGCGATACGCGCTGGCTGCCGCAGGGCTGGCTGCAGCGGCTGAGCTGGCCGCTGCAATTTTCGTTCGCGCCGAACCGGGTCAGCGAGGTCGCCCTGCGGCAGATCGTCTGGCCGTTGCTGTACCTGGTCGGCCTGGCCGCGCTGCTGCGGTTCGCGCTGCGCCGGCCACCCCGGCCCGCGGCGGCCAGCGACGTGGTCGCGCCGGCCTGGCGCGCGCTGCTGGTGTTCTTCGTGGTCGCCTACCTGGCCTGGCAGTCGGTTTTCAGCATCCAGCGCTACCTGGTGGTGCCGGAGTTGCTGGCGCCGCTGCTGCTGTGGGTCGGGCTGCGGCGCATGCTGCCGGCGCGCATCGCCGCCGCTGCGGCGCGCTGGACGCTGATCGCGTGCGCGCTGGTCGCCGTGCATGGCTGGGGCGACTGGGGCCACGAGCGCTGGGCGCGCGCGGCGTTCCGGGTGCAGGCGCCGCCGCTGCCGCAGCCGGCGCGCAGCCTGGTGCTGCTGGTCGGCGACGTGCCGCAGTCGTGGCGCATCCCATTCCTGCCGGCGCAGGCGGCGTACGCGTCGGTGGCGTCCAATTTCCCCGAATCGGCGGCCTATGCCCAGCGCGTGCGGGCGATGCTGGCCGAACGCGGCCAGGGCTATGCGCTGTTGCCGGCAACGGTGGACCGCAACGTCGCGCGGCTGCAGCGGCTCAATGCGCTGGCCGCGCGCCTGGGCCTGGACCGGGGGCCGGACTGCCGGCTGATGCGGCGCCTGGCGCACCGGCCGGTACGCGCGGCAGTGACCGAGCGCGATGGCCGCTGCCGGTGGACGATCCTGCCGGGACGGGCCATCGACATCGCCGCCGGCGACCGCCAGGCGCTGGCGCTGGCCGACCAGCAACTGGCGCGCTACGGCCTGGCCTTGCGGCCGGAGACCTGCGCGGTCTACGCGTCCTGGGTCGGGCAGGCGAGCTACCCGTATCAGTGGTGCCGGGTCGGCACACGCTGA
- a CDS encoding DUF58 domain-containing protein: MRARLREWRQALARLARPRDPEPLPVRLDRRRIYILPTPFGGFLALLLGAMLLGALNYNNNPALLLAMLLGAAAIASAIAAHLQLSGLRLEALSAEPVAAGTPLRLRLALAADDARHRRGLRVAHADRHTYIDLHGDGANEADLELPTERRGWLDLQRIRVSTTQPLGLLRAWAWFWPDAPLLVYPQPEHDGPPLPHGDGTPPQTRLHALGEELHQLRPYRAGDAPRAISWKHSARRDTLLVREYERPIGVDVVLDWRTLPALPYERRIARLARWVNEAERDGRRYRLLLPGQPPLGPGRGPQHRHLCLRALALLPHG; this comes from the coding sequence ATGCGGGCACGGCTGCGCGAGTGGCGGCAGGCGCTGGCACGGCTGGCGCGGCCGCGCGATCCCGAGCCGCTGCCGGTGCGGCTGGACCGGCGCCGCATCTACATCCTGCCCACGCCATTCGGCGGCTTCCTGGCGCTGCTGCTCGGCGCGATGCTGCTCGGCGCGCTGAACTACAACAACAACCCCGCCCTGCTGCTGGCGATGCTGCTCGGCGCGGCCGCCATCGCCAGCGCGATCGCGGCACACCTGCAGCTGTCGGGACTGCGCCTGGAGGCGCTGTCGGCCGAACCGGTCGCGGCCGGCACCCCGCTGCGGCTGCGCCTGGCGCTGGCCGCCGACGACGCCAGGCACCGCCGCGGCCTGCGTGTGGCGCATGCCGACCGGCACACCTACATCGACCTGCACGGCGACGGCGCCAACGAAGCCGATCTGGAGCTGCCCACCGAACGCCGCGGCTGGCTCGACCTGCAGCGCATCCGCGTTTCCACCACCCAGCCGCTGGGCCTGCTGCGCGCCTGGGCCTGGTTCTGGCCGGACGCGCCGCTGTTGGTTTACCCGCAACCGGAACACGACGGGCCGCCGCTGCCGCACGGCGACGGCACCCCGCCCCAGACCCGCCTGCACGCGCTCGGCGAAGAGCTGCACCAGTTGCGCCCATACCGCGCCGGCGATGCGCCGCGCGCGATCTCCTGGAAGCACTCGGCGCGCCGCGACACGCTGCTGGTGCGCGAATACGAACGCCCGATCGGCGTGGACGTGGTGCTGGACTGGCGCACCCTGCCGGCGCTGCCCTACGAGCGCCGCATCGCGCGGCTGGCGCGCTGGGTCAACGAGGCCGAGCGCGACGGTCGCCGCTATCGCCTGCTGCTGCCGGGACAACCGCCGCTGGGCCCGGGCCGCGGCCCGCAACACCGGCACCTGTGCCTGCGCGCGCTGGCGCTGCTGCCGCATGGCTGA
- a CDS encoding MoxR family ATPase yields the protein MPTPPRLPEMLTDTLREALAQAQQQVNSLVLGKPQQVRLAFVALLSGGHLLIEDLPGLGKTTLAHALAASLGLSFQRVQFTSDLLPADVLGVSVYDAQSRQFQFHPGPVFAHVLLADEINRAPPRTQSALLEAMAEQQVTLDGTTHPLPAPFFVIATQNPVDLSGTFPLPDSQLDRFLLRLALGYPSAESERALLSGSDRRDLIAQARPLLGDTDMATLRHSVEQIHASDALVGYVQALLARSRQHPGVRVGLSPRAGIALLRAAKAHALLLGRAHALPEDVQALFVAVAEHRLEAEQESASGQALAKAILHSVAVD from the coding sequence ATGCCTACTCCGCCCCGCTTGCCGGAAATGCTAACCGATACGCTGCGCGAGGCGCTCGCGCAGGCCCAGCAGCAGGTCAATTCGCTGGTGTTGGGCAAGCCGCAACAGGTGCGATTGGCGTTTGTCGCGCTGTTGTCCGGCGGACATCTGCTGATCGAGGATCTGCCCGGGTTGGGCAAGACCACGCTGGCGCATGCGCTGGCCGCGAGCCTGGGACTGAGCTTCCAGCGCGTGCAGTTCACCTCCGACCTGCTGCCGGCCGACGTGCTCGGCGTATCGGTGTACGACGCGCAATCGCGCCAGTTCCAGTTCCATCCCGGCCCGGTGTTCGCCCACGTGCTGCTCGCCGACGAGATCAACCGCGCGCCGCCGCGCACGCAGAGCGCGCTGCTGGAAGCGATGGCCGAACAGCAGGTCACGCTGGACGGCACCACGCATCCGCTGCCGGCGCCGTTCTTCGTCATCGCCACGCAGAATCCGGTGGACCTGTCGGGCACCTTCCCGCTGCCCGATTCGCAGCTGGACCGCTTCCTGCTGCGGCTGGCGCTGGGCTATCCCAGCGCCGAATCCGAACGCGCGCTGCTCAGCGGCAGCGACCGCCGCGACCTGATCGCACAGGCGCGGCCGCTGCTCGGCGACACCGACATGGCCACGCTGCGGCACAGCGTGGAACAGATCCATGCCAGCGACGCGCTGGTCGGCTACGTGCAGGCGCTGCTCGCGCGCAGCCGCCAGCATCCGGGCGTGCGCGTGGGCCTGTCGCCGCGCGCCGGCATCGCGCTGCTGCGCGCGGCCAAGGCGCACGCGCTGCTGCTGGGTCGCGCGCATGCGCTGCCCGAGGACGTGCAGGCGCTGTTCGTGGCGGTCGCCGAGCACCGCCTGGAGGCCGAACAGGAATCGGCCTCCGGGCAAGCGCTGGCCAAGGCGATCCTGCACAGCGTGGCGGTGGACTGA
- a CDS encoding glycosyltransferase family 39 protein, with product MQGEQRARTTFMVLWMLVSAAKLLVAARLPLFVDEAFYWQEGQHLAAAYSDLPGLTAWLARLGVALGGEHLLALRAPFLLVSAAMPWLIARIATRWFGAVAGWRAGSLTLLMPLSGTLGILALPDVPMALATILCMDASARLLRQVDAMSAVELALGLTLGALSHYRFAGVIGVGAIALLLIPQGRRMLRDPQVWVALAMGIVAWLPLLAWNADNGEAGVRFQLIDRHPWSFQPSGIAFVLIQGLLVTPLLAVAMWKVALVATRGGGSGGARVQWRYFGLLGGVSTLGIFLLGFFTDAERVSFHWPLPGYLALLIAAPVILHGWPKPLRRATWLLTGLGLVGAFGYYLAVSVPSVREHAAGDKYYPRNFAGWKPLASAVRHELAAMPPGTQVLADNFKVGAELGFELGDADIQVLPHPLNDKHGRSVQLRQWGLLSDGRRDGPRLLVLSPSDMKYRLLLQRYHAVCDLVGPLPPPKVVSSDHGSQRFLLFALPAQRLPGPCTTPAMAWFNAPQVGDKVARHFEVSGWAFKDGVGIDRVEVLLDGKVAAQARYGEAYDITAFWKVSTDPGHPNVGFRAEVDAGELAPGTHWLGLRLHGRDGSVEEWWEQPIELRRR from the coding sequence ATGCAAGGCGAACAACGTGCACGCACCACCTTCATGGTGCTGTGGATGCTGGTCAGCGCAGCCAAGCTGCTGGTGGCCGCGCGCCTGCCGTTGTTCGTCGACGAGGCGTTCTATTGGCAGGAGGGCCAGCACCTGGCCGCCGCCTATTCGGATCTGCCCGGGCTGACCGCCTGGCTGGCGCGGCTGGGCGTGGCGCTGGGCGGCGAGCATCTGCTGGCGCTGCGCGCGCCGTTCCTGCTGGTGTCGGCGGCGATGCCGTGGCTGATCGCGCGCATCGCCACGCGCTGGTTCGGCGCGGTGGCCGGCTGGCGCGCCGGCAGCCTGACCTTGCTGATGCCGCTGTCGGGCACGCTCGGCATCCTCGCCCTGCCGGACGTGCCGATGGCGCTGGCGACGATCCTGTGCATGGACGCCAGCGCGCGGCTGCTGCGCCAGGTCGATGCGATGAGCGCGGTGGAACTGGCGCTGGGCCTGACCCTGGGTGCGTTGAGCCACTACCGCTTCGCCGGGGTGATCGGGGTCGGCGCGATCGCGCTGCTGCTGATCCCGCAGGGCCGGCGCATGCTGCGCGATCCGCAGGTGTGGGTGGCGCTGGCGATGGGCATCGTCGCCTGGCTGCCGTTGCTGGCCTGGAACGCCGACAACGGCGAGGCCGGGGTCAGGTTCCAGTTGATCGATCGGCATCCGTGGAGCTTCCAGCCCAGCGGCATCGCCTTCGTGCTGATCCAGGGCCTGCTGGTCACGCCGCTGCTGGCGGTGGCGATGTGGAAGGTGGCGCTGGTGGCCACGCGCGGCGGCGGCAGCGGCGGCGCGCGCGTGCAGTGGCGCTACTTCGGCCTGCTCGGCGGCGTGTCCACGCTGGGCATCTTCCTGCTCGGCTTCTTCACCGATGCCGAGCGGGTCAGTTTCCATTGGCCGTTGCCGGGCTACCTGGCCTTGCTGATCGCCGCGCCGGTGATCCTCCACGGCTGGCCGAAGCCGCTGCGCCGCGCGACCTGGCTGCTGACCGGGCTGGGCCTGGTCGGCGCGTTCGGCTACTACCTGGCGGTGTCGGTGCCGTCGGTGCGCGAGCATGCCGCTGGCGACAAGTACTACCCGCGCAACTTCGCCGGCTGGAAGCCGCTGGCCTCGGCGGTGCGTCACGAGCTGGCGGCGATGCCGCCAGGCACGCAGGTGCTGGCCGACAACTTCAAGGTCGGTGCCGAGCTCGGTTTCGAACTCGGCGATGCCGACATCCAGGTGCTGCCGCATCCGTTGAACGACAAGCATGGGCGCAGCGTGCAGCTGCGCCAGTGGGGCCTGCTCAGCGACGGCCGCCGCGACGGGCCGCGCTTGCTGGTGCTGTCGCCAAGCGACATGAAGTATCGGCTGCTGCTGCAGCGTTACCACGCGGTCTGCGATCTGGTCGGCCCGCTGCCGCCGCCGAAGGTGGTGTCCAGCGATCACGGCAGCCAGCGCTTCCTGCTGTTCGCATTGCCGGCGCAGCGCCTGCCGGGTCCGTGCACGACGCCGGCGATGGCCTGGTTCAACGCGCCGCAGGTGGGCGACAAGGTGGCGCGCCATTTCGAGGTCTCCGGCTGGGCGTTCAAGGACGGCGTGGGCATCGACCGGGTCGAGGTGCTGCTCGACGGCAAGGTCGCCGCGCAGGCGCGCTACGGCGAGGCCTACGACATCACCGCGTTCTGGAAGGTCTCCACCGATCCGGGCCATCCCAATGTCGGCTTCCGCGCCGAAGTCGATGCCGGCGAATTGGCGCCGGGGACGCATTGGCTGGGCCTGCGCCTGCATGGCCGCGACGGCAGCGTCGAGGAGTGGTGGGAACAGCCGATCGAACTGCGCCGCCGCTGA